One segment of Macrotis lagotis isolate mMagLag1 chromosome 1, bilby.v1.9.chrom.fasta, whole genome shotgun sequence DNA contains the following:
- the PINK1 gene encoding serine/threonine-protein kinase PINK1, mitochondrial codes for MALRQALGRGLQLGRALLLRFSAKPGAAGGLGRAERPGPGWGPGARGTAARGPALGLPGRYRFFRESVAGLAARLQRRLLPRARGAGAPCGRAAFLALGLGLGLLEEEQAEGRRAASACRDIQAIFTQKNKLLPDPLANRRWQGFRLEEYLIGQSIGKGCSAAVYEATMPTWPQKQEGPREGLPLGQDTVPASQAESLQGVQQQATAFPLAIKMMWNISAGSSSEAIFSTMSQELVPASRMALSGEYGAAIFRKHERGSKQLTPHPNIIRVLRAFTSSVPLLPGALVDYPDVLPPKLYPSGLGHGRTLFLVMKNYPWTLRQYLQACPPSPHLATLMTLQLLEGVDHLVQQGIAHRDLKSDNILVEFDSAGCPWLVITDFGCCLADESTGLQLPFTSWYVDRGGNSCLMAPEVSTACPGPGVTIDYSKADAWAVGAIAYEIFGLPNPFYGQGRTQLESRNYHESQLPALPETVPLDVKQLVKALLQRDANKRPSARVAANVLHLSLWGKSMLAMKSPKLDKMIGWLLHQSAATLLTDGLIEGSSVETKMKMYFLANLEYEALCQAAFLLWSWRAAP; via the exons ATGGCGCTGCGACAGGCGCTGGGCCGGGGCCTGCAGCTGGGCCGGGCGCTGCTGCTGCGCTTCTCCGCCAAGCCGGGCGCGGCGGGGGGCCTAGGGCGGGCGGAACGGCCGGGGCCGGGCTGGGGCCCGGGGGCCCGAGGGACCGCGGCGCGGGGCCCGGCGCTGGGCCTTCCCGGCCGCTACCGCTTCTTCCGGGAGTCGGTGGCCGGGCTGGCGGCGCGCCTGCAGCGCCGGCTGCTGCCCCGGGCCCGCGGCGCCGGGGCCCCCTGCGGCCGCGCCGCCTTCCTGGCcttggggctggggctggggctgctGGAGGAGGAGCAGGCGGAGGGGCGGCGGGCGGCCTCGGCCTGCAGGGACATCCAG GCAATTTTTACCCAGAAAAATAAGCTGCTTCCTGACCCGCTGGCAAATAGGCGTTGGCAGGGTTTCCGGCTGGAAGAATACCTCATTGGACAATCCATTGGCAAGGGGTGCAGTGCTGCAGTGTATGAAGCCACTATGCCCACCTGGCCCCAGAAGCAGGAAGGCCCCAGGGAGGGGCTTCCCTTGGGACAGGATACAGTCCCTGCCTCACAGGCAGAAAGCCTGCAGGGTGTTCAGCAGCAGGCCACAGCCTTCCCCTTAGCCATCAAGATGATGTGGAACATCTCA GCAGGTTCCTCCAGTGAAGCCATCTTTAGCACCATGAGCCAGGAACTAGTTCCAGCCAGCCGCATGGCCCTGTCTGGGGAGTATGGAGCTGCCATCTTCAG GAAACACGAGAGAGGTTCCAAGCAGCTGACCCCACACCCCAACATTATCCGGGTGCTCCGGGCTTTCACCTCCTCTGTGCCCCTCCTGCCTGGTGCCCTGGTGGACTACCCTGATGTCCTGCCTCCAAAGCTCTATCCTTCAGGCCTGGGTCATGGACGGACACTATTCCTCGTCATGAAGAA CTACCCCTGGACCCTACGCCAGTACTTGCAGGCATGCCCTCCAAGCCCGCACCTTGCTACCTTGATGACCCTGCAGCTGTTGGAAGGAGTGGATCACCTGGTTCAGCAGGGCATTGCCCACAGAGACTTGAAGTCGGACAACATCCTAGTTGAGTTTGACTCAG CTGGCTGTCCCTGGTTGGTAATAACAGATTTTGGCTGCTGTTTGGCTGACGAGAGCACTGGCCTACAACTGCCCTTCACCAGTTGGTATGTGGACCGGGGAGGAAATAGCTGCCTGATGGCTCCCGAG GTGTCAACAGCCTGTCCTGGTCCTGGGGTCACGATTGACTACAGCAAAGCAGATGCCTGGGCAGTGGGAGCAATTGCCTATGAGATCTTTGGACTCCCCAATCCCTTCTATGGGCAGGGCAGGACCCAGCTGGAAAGCCGCAATTATCACGAATCTCAGCTTCCGGCTCTACCAGAGACTGTGCCCTTGGATGTGAAGCAGCTGGTGAAGGCACTGCTCCAGCGAGATGCCAACAAG AGACCATCTGCCCGTGTAGCAGCAAATGTGCTTCACTTAAGCCTCTGGGGTAAAAGTATGTTAGCCATGAAGAGTCCGAAATTAGACAAGATGATTGGCTGGCTTCTTCACCAATCAGCTGCCACTCTGCTGACTGATGGATTGATTGAGGGGAGCAGTGTAGAAACCAAAATGAAGATGTACTTCTTGGCTAACCTGGAATACGAAGCCCTCTGTCAGGCCGCATTTCTTCTTTGGTCCTGGAGGGCAGCCCCTTGA